The following coding sequences lie in one Aspergillus puulaauensis MK2 DNA, chromosome 3, nearly complete sequence genomic window:
- a CDS encoding SDR family NAD(P)-dependent oxidoreductase (COG:Q;~EggNog:ENOG410PGNV;~InterPro:IPR002347,IPR036291,IPR020904;~PFAM:PF00106,PF13561,PF08659;~go_function: GO:0016491 - oxidoreductase activity [Evidence IEA];~go_process: GO:0055114 - oxidation-reduction process [Evidence IEA]) has protein sequence MSTPGLRDRTIIITGVSRGLGASIAQAVLEAGGDVYGIDILPQPVEEDRQDISTLPKGNESQLTFFQADIRDEPAIESALAQVRELAKQRGKPVLGLVNCAGVQHTENAEDFPVHEFQRIIDVNVMGSFIVAKHTARLMIAENWKGSMVLIGSIAGYVANRGIHGSAYCASKAAVQMMVKSFAYEWGKHGIRVNSLSPGPIMTNMVGELLDNNADLKSLLMSGAVLGRLGVVQDVQGVTVFLLSDTSGYMTGADVKLDGGATISV, from the exons ATGTCTACTCCAGGACTCCGTGACAGAACCATAATCATCACAGGCGTTTCCCGAGGCCTGGGAGCATCCATCGCCCAAGCAGTCTTGGAGGCCGGCGGCGACGTGTATggcatcgacatcctcccacaacccgtcgaagaagaccgGCAAGACATCTCTACCCTTCCGAAGGGTAACGAATCCCAACTTACCTTTTTCCAAGCCGATATACGCGATGAACCAGCCATCGAGTCGGCTTTGGCTCAGGTCAGAGAGCTAGCAAAGCAACGGGGAAAGCCAGTTCTCGGGCTGGTAAATTGCGCCGGGGTGCAACACACGGAGAATGCAGAAGATTTCCCGGTCCATGAATTCCAACGCATCATCGATGTTAATGTCATGGGAAGCTTTATCGTTGCTAAGCATACGGCTCGACTGATGATCGCGGAGAATTGGAAAGGGAGTATGGTGCTGATCGGTTCGATTGCGGGCTACGTCGCAAATAGG GGCATCCACGGAAGTGCGTACTGTGCGTCAAAGGCCGCTGTGCAAATGATGGTCAAATCGTTTGCATATGAATGGGGAAAGCATGGAATCAGGGTAAACAGCCTTTCACCAGGCCCCATCATGACCAACATGGTGGGCGAGCTTTTGGATAATAATGCAGATTTGAAATCTTTGCTTATGTCTGGGGCTGTTCTTGGGCGACTGGGGGTTGTCCAGGATGTACAGGGTGTGACTGTATTCCTGCTCAGTGACACCTCCGGATACATGACGGGAGCTGATGTCAAGCTCGACGGTGGTGCCACGATCTCTGTCTAG